In Ignavibacteria bacterium, the sequence AAAGTTATTGGAAATCAATTACTTCGTTCTGGAACATCGGTTGGCGCTAATTATCGTGCGGTTTGTCTTGCTCGTTCAAATGCTGATTTCATTTCAAAACTTGGAATTGTTTTGGAAGAAACTGACGAATCCTCATACTGGATGGAATTGATTTTAGAAGCCGAACTAATGACACTTGACCGAATGA encodes:
- a CDS encoding four helix bundle protein; protein product: MNEEELKTRTKQFALRVIKLVNALPKTLVGKVIGNQLLRSGTSVGANYRAVCLARSNADFISKLGIVLEETDESSYWMELILEAELMTLDRMKEIMQEAKELTKIFMASLKTSKRNRK